One window of the Burkholderia ubonensis subsp. mesacidophila genome contains the following:
- the pdxR gene encoding MocR-like pyridoxine biosynthesis transcription factor PdxR, producing the protein MARTARLIEIPSLGALDRAAGNLSRQLAQALRDAVRNGGIRPGDALPSTRLLAASLRIARGTVVDAYAQLVAEGFLESRGGADTRVAQALAEPPQAVEPVAARRRPARAGRPRGLPEPAAAFARIAQEFSPLPAVPFAISVPVGPTAPDDIWRRLGNRLRARGAGAPSAYADPLGALPLREAIADHVRKSRSVRCEPGQVVITSGTQQGLHLACQVLLGAHDQTWVENPAYRGITALLESTGRRDAMVRVPVDADGIDVEAGIRMAPHARAAFVTPSHQYPLGMPMSMARRNALLAWARANHAWIVEDDYDSELRYEGYPFPSLQGLDPERVIYLGTFSKILFPSLRLGYVIAPDDLVAAFCGARVLMDRHAPTADQHVLAAFIAQGHLDRHIRRVRGVYADHRTQLIDTLGARLPNALAWLQPGDQGMHVVLWLAAHLDDREVVARAADAGVAVRAVSPMFAPGTGRPGLVLGFGGFDRAQMEAAAQRLADVIAAVAAQPSRR; encoded by the coding sequence ATGGCGCGCACCGCCCGCCTCATCGAAATCCCGTCGCTCGGCGCGCTCGATCGCGCTGCCGGCAACCTGAGCCGCCAGCTTGCGCAGGCGCTGCGCGACGCAGTCCGCAACGGCGGCATCCGGCCGGGCGACGCGTTGCCGTCCACGCGCCTGCTCGCGGCGTCGCTGCGGATCGCGCGCGGCACGGTGGTCGACGCCTATGCGCAACTGGTCGCCGAGGGCTTCCTGGAATCGCGCGGCGGCGCGGACACGCGCGTTGCGCAGGCGCTGGCCGAGCCGCCGCAGGCCGTCGAACCGGTCGCGGCGCGCCGGCGCCCGGCCCGCGCCGGTCGCCCGCGCGGCCTGCCCGAGCCGGCGGCGGCGTTCGCGCGGATCGCGCAGGAATTCAGCCCGCTGCCGGCGGTGCCGTTCGCGATCTCGGTGCCCGTCGGCCCGACCGCGCCCGACGACATCTGGCGCCGGCTCGGCAACCGGCTGCGCGCGCGGGGCGCGGGCGCGCCGTCCGCCTATGCCGATCCGCTCGGCGCGCTGCCGCTGCGCGAAGCGATCGCCGATCATGTGCGCAAATCGCGCTCGGTGCGCTGCGAACCCGGTCAGGTCGTGATCACGAGCGGCACGCAGCAAGGGCTCCATCTCGCATGCCAGGTGCTGCTCGGCGCGCACGACCAGACCTGGGTCGAGAACCCCGCATACCGCGGCATCACCGCGCTGCTGGAAAGCACCGGCCGACGCGACGCGATGGTGCGCGTGCCGGTCGACGCGGACGGCATCGACGTCGAGGCCGGCATCCGGATGGCGCCGCACGCGCGGGCCGCGTTCGTCACGCCGTCGCACCAGTATCCGCTCGGGATGCCGATGAGCATGGCGCGCCGCAACGCGCTGCTCGCGTGGGCGCGCGCGAACCACGCGTGGATCGTCGAGGACGACTACGACAGCGAGCTGCGCTACGAGGGTTATCCGTTTCCGTCGCTGCAGGGCCTCGATCCCGAGCGCGTGATCTATCTCGGCACGTTCAGCAAGATCCTGTTCCCGTCGCTGCGGCTCGGCTACGTGATCGCACCCGACGACCTGGTCGCCGCGTTCTGCGGCGCGCGCGTGCTGATGGATCGCCACGCGCCGACCGCGGACCAGCACGTGCTCGCGGCGTTCATCGCGCAAGGCCATCTCGACCGCCACATCCGCCGCGTGCGCGGCGTCTACGCGGACCATCGCACGCAACTGATCGACACGCTCGGCGCGCGGCTGCCGAACGCGCTCGCATGGCTGCAGCCGGGCGATCAGGGGATGCACGTCGTGCTGTGGCTCGCCGCGCACCTCGACGACCGCGAGGTCGTCGCGCGGGCGGCCGACGCCGGCGTCGCGGTGCGCGCGGTGTCGCCGATGTTCGCGCCGGGCACCGGCCGCCCGGGCCTCGTGCTCGGCTTCGGCGGCTTCGACCGCGCGCAGATGGAGGCCGCCGCGCAACGGCTCGCCGACGTGATCGCCGCGGTCGCCGCGCAGCCTTCGCGGCGCTGA
- a CDS encoding RHS repeat-associated core domain-containing protein, with the protein MALPAVKHLDPVIGVDVHMVAVGPDPEVPLPHPHVGFVLDLREYIEAAKGVIGSIVFAFVEDEVVEYLDAHPDVEAQIEETLSPVADALGQAQADVMSEPVAAEAIKLAGKGMTIAGEAANALGAGVGMGGIAGRPVFVNGFLRATAGTHTFHVRGLHFPLGEAFAPPDNEPMPSNDAESYMGSRTVLANNDPMSFMALPAMSCWAVGIEPPPHNGAHTARTYPSMPSSVMLPIPAGRPVLVGGPPVMNMAALAMGLFKAFQGSKWARKLADKLHLKPGFLRCNVLHAEPVDAITGEVVVQQHDFTVPGRLPLVWDRHYASRDTYAGAIGIGWRTPADTRLALIRDENGVGVAAYFPGHATAFDMMPSDSGWPGRVHDWQHGHALYRRDDRLVLRTRAGIECGFMLPARWRGALAEDARLILPVERIADLNGNAWVFERGPDGSLTRLVEWRGDVATGRVIACTTGSGMVSGLLAGLTLIDAGGRAHPLVGYEHDHARNLIAVVDAMAQPHRFDYAGEHRMVRHTGARGVSFHYSYQQHDDGAWRVDHAWGDNGLFDYRFAYNPARQETRITNSLGHTTVLQSNERGMPVARIDPLGDVTSYGYDAQGRANAETDPAGRTAAWEYDACGNLLVQTLPDGDARRTEYNADHKPVCVTEPGGGQWRYAWDERGNLLSQTTPAQASDHYAYDEYGQLIAHTGPHGAVTRFEYDPDGYLAVLTDALGHRTQYTHDALGNLIQVINALGQVSRYEYDRNGNLTRAIEAGGHEVHCVYDAEGNLLRYRDPAGNVTQLAYSALGQISARQTPDGSVVEYCYDTEEQLVGVVNERGECYELKRDGLGRIVEEVDYWGQSRRYEYGPLGELARSIDPLGQAIVYWTDPLGRIVRKQVPDPRQRDGFRIETFEYDRSGRLTVAANPDSRVELRYDDAGQCVEERQGDDFAIACRYDATGQCIERRTRLDTGGGTVAHTVRYAYDVLGALASIRIDDAAPVILERDALGRVCVEHLGDALRRELAYTPDGRLARQTLLAGTGPVFATEYAYDANGEMTAKRDSRLGIERFDYDPVGRLTGHLDPTGKLHRFLCDPVGALLKTRVRQDNRAGGFGHGPQTGTWLREGEHDGCHYTFDRVGNLLRKQDAQQDLQLRWDGDGLLIETLAVRLTEDGAATGALRIHTRYAYDALHRRTRKITQIQREPGARTGSSSGWTSGSRTCSFFWEGNALVGEIAHGNATADLHPDRENVADEYSDAREWVFYPGTFRPLAAMPFFAPASEGLHVFHTDPNGAPVRLTDLSGSIVWEGHYGAWGQVSPVGMQAALDQPLRFQGQYYDAESGLHYNRHRYYDPAIGQFLSPDPIHLLGGVNLYAYAPNGLGWADPLGLSGIPIRPTPHYFGHDKPETQEGVRRAVEEYLKDNPALRKTGGKNIAAVLLHDGQYKVLHGGDKGGHPDRLLLEKYGNDVKVLWTELSPCTMKDWEKTVKDRSMASVQPCHDVIKNMEEFDNPHKGLKEVWYFTPVGGKDNKGLLKAFRGNRKMWDSVTRDNYLYPWRN; encoded by the coding sequence ATGGCCTTGCCTGCCGTCAAGCACCTCGATCCCGTGATCGGCGTCGACGTCCATATGGTCGCAGTCGGCCCCGACCCGGAAGTGCCGTTGCCGCATCCGCATGTCGGCTTCGTGCTCGACCTGCGCGAATACATCGAGGCGGCGAAGGGCGTGATCGGCAGCATCGTGTTTGCGTTCGTCGAGGACGAGGTCGTCGAGTATCTCGACGCGCATCCTGACGTCGAGGCGCAGATCGAGGAGACCTTGAGCCCGGTGGCGGACGCGCTCGGGCAGGCCCAGGCGGACGTGATGAGCGAGCCGGTGGCCGCCGAGGCCATCAAGCTTGCCGGAAAGGGCATGACGATCGCCGGCGAGGCCGCAAACGCGCTGGGCGCGGGCGTCGGCATGGGCGGCATCGCGGGCCGGCCGGTGTTCGTGAATGGCTTTCTGCGGGCCACGGCCGGCACGCACACGTTCCACGTTCGCGGGCTGCATTTTCCTTTGGGCGAGGCGTTCGCTCCGCCCGACAACGAGCCGATGCCCTCCAACGACGCAGAGTCGTACATGGGCAGCCGGACGGTGCTGGCCAATAACGATCCGATGTCGTTCATGGCGCTGCCGGCGATGAGCTGCTGGGCCGTCGGCATCGAACCGCCGCCGCACAACGGCGCCCATACGGCGCGCACGTACCCGTCGATGCCGTCGTCGGTGATGCTGCCGATCCCGGCCGGGCGGCCGGTGCTGGTGGGCGGGCCGCCGGTGATGAACATGGCGGCGCTGGCGATGGGGCTGTTCAAGGCCTTTCAGGGCAGCAAGTGGGCGAGAAAGCTGGCCGACAAGCTGCATCTGAAGCCCGGATTCCTGCGCTGCAATGTGCTGCACGCGGAGCCGGTGGACGCGATCACGGGTGAGGTCGTGGTCCAGCAGCATGACTTCACGGTACCCGGGCGCCTGCCGCTCGTGTGGGATCGGCATTACGCCAGCCGCGACACCTATGCCGGCGCGATCGGGATCGGCTGGCGGACGCCTGCCGATACGCGGCTGGCGTTGATCCGGGACGAGAACGGAGTCGGCGTCGCGGCATATTTCCCGGGCCATGCGACGGCGTTCGACATGATGCCGTCCGACAGCGGCTGGCCGGGCCGCGTGCATGACTGGCAGCATGGGCACGCGCTGTACCGGCGCGACGATCGGCTGGTGCTGCGCACGCGCGCCGGCATCGAGTGCGGGTTCATGCTGCCGGCGCGGTGGAGAGGTGCACTCGCCGAAGATGCGCGGCTGATATTGCCGGTCGAGCGCATCGCCGATCTCAACGGCAATGCGTGGGTGTTCGAGCGCGGGCCGGACGGCAGCCTCACGCGTCTGGTCGAGTGGCGGGGGGACGTCGCAACCGGGCGCGTGATCGCATGCACGACCGGCAGCGGCATGGTGTCGGGCCTGCTTGCCGGGTTGACGCTGATCGACGCCGGCGGTCGCGCGCATCCGCTCGTCGGCTATGAGCATGATCACGCGCGGAACCTGATCGCCGTCGTCGATGCGATGGCGCAGCCTCACCGTTTCGACTACGCCGGCGAGCACCGGATGGTGCGCCATACCGGCGCCCGAGGGGTGTCCTTCCACTACAGCTATCAGCAGCATGACGATGGCGCCTGGCGCGTCGACCATGCGTGGGGGGACAACGGCCTCTTCGACTACCGCTTTGCCTACAATCCGGCGCGTCAGGAAACCCGCATCACGAATTCCCTGGGACACACGACGGTCCTGCAATCCAACGAACGCGGCATGCCAGTTGCCCGGATCGATCCGCTGGGCGATGTGACGAGCTATGGGTACGACGCGCAGGGCCGCGCCAACGCGGAAACCGACCCCGCGGGACGGACCGCCGCATGGGAATACGACGCTTGCGGCAATCTGCTCGTGCAGACCCTGCCGGATGGCGATGCGCGGCGCACCGAGTACAACGCCGACCACAAGCCGGTGTGCGTGACGGAGCCCGGCGGCGGGCAATGGCGCTATGCGTGGGACGAACGGGGCAACCTGCTCTCGCAGACGACGCCGGCGCAGGCCAGCGATCACTACGCGTACGACGAGTACGGCCAGCTCATCGCGCATACCGGGCCACACGGCGCGGTCACCCGGTTCGAGTACGATCCCGATGGTTATCTGGCTGTCCTAACCGATGCGCTCGGCCATCGCACGCAGTACACGCATGACGCGCTCGGCAACCTGATTCAAGTCATCAATGCGCTCGGCCAGGTCAGTCGTTACGAATACGACCGCAACGGCAATCTGACGCGCGCCATCGAAGCGGGCGGGCATGAGGTCCACTGCGTCTACGATGCCGAAGGCAATCTGCTGCGCTACCGCGATCCGGCCGGTAACGTGACCCAGCTGGCGTATTCGGCGCTGGGGCAGATCAGCGCACGGCAGACGCCGGACGGAAGCGTCGTCGAATACTGCTACGACACCGAGGAACAACTGGTCGGCGTGGTCAACGAGCGCGGCGAATGCTACGAGCTCAAGCGCGACGGGCTGGGCCGGATTGTCGAGGAAGTCGATTACTGGGGCCAATCGCGCCGCTACGAGTACGGTCCGCTGGGCGAACTGGCGCGCAGCATCGATCCGCTGGGGCAGGCGATTGTCTATTGGACCGACCCGCTCGGGCGCATCGTCCGGAAGCAGGTGCCGGACCCGCGACAGCGCGACGGGTTTCGTATCGAGACGTTCGAATATGACCGTAGCGGCAGGCTGACCGTCGCGGCCAATCCCGACAGCCGGGTCGAACTGCGCTACGACGACGCCGGCCAGTGCGTTGAAGAACGGCAAGGCGACGATTTCGCGATCGCTTGCCGGTACGACGCGACCGGCCAGTGCATCGAGCGCCGCACGCGGCTCGACACGGGCGGCGGGACGGTCGCACATACCGTGCGCTACGCGTATGACGTGCTCGGCGCGCTCGCGTCGATCCGGATTGACGATGCCGCGCCGGTCATCCTCGAACGCGATGCGCTCGGGCGGGTTTGCGTCGAACACCTGGGCGACGCGTTGCGGCGCGAACTGGCGTATACGCCGGATGGGCGATTGGCCCGGCAGACGCTGCTGGCCGGCACCGGTCCGGTGTTCGCCACGGAATACGCATACGACGCGAATGGCGAGATGACCGCGAAACGTGATTCCCGACTCGGCATCGAGCGCTTCGACTACGACCCGGTGGGCCGGCTGACTGGCCACCTCGACCCGACAGGGAAACTGCACCGTTTCCTGTGCGACCCGGTGGGCGCTTTGTTGAAGACGCGGGTTCGTCAGGACAATCGCGCCGGCGGGTTCGGCCACGGGCCGCAAACCGGCACGTGGTTGCGCGAGGGCGAGCACGATGGCTGCCACTACACGTTCGACCGTGTCGGCAATCTGTTGCGCAAGCAGGACGCGCAACAGGACCTGCAGTTGCGCTGGGATGGTGACGGGCTCCTGATCGAAACGCTGGCGGTGCGCCTGACGGAGGACGGCGCGGCAACCGGCGCGTTGCGCATCCACACCCGCTACGCGTATGACGCGCTCCACCGGCGCACCCGAAAGATCACGCAGATCCAGCGCGAGCCCGGCGCACGGACGGGCTCAAGCTCCGGCTGGACCAGCGGGTCGCGCACCTGCAGTTTCTTCTGGGAAGGCAATGCGCTGGTGGGGGAAATCGCGCACGGCAACGCGACCGCCGACCTGCATCCTGATCGCGAGAATGTGGCGGATGAATACAGCGACGCGCGCGAGTGGGTCTTCTATCCGGGGACGTTCCGGCCACTGGCGGCGATGCCGTTCTTCGCGCCGGCGTCCGAGGGACTGCATGTTTTCCATACCGACCCGAACGGCGCGCCGGTGCGACTGACCGACCTTTCTGGTTCGATCGTCTGGGAGGGCCATTACGGCGCGTGGGGTCAGGTCAGTCCGGTCGGGATGCAGGCTGCATTGGATCAGCCGCTGCGGTTCCAGGGGCAGTATTACGACGCTGAATCAGGGCTGCACTACAACCGCCACCGCTACTACGATCCCGCCATCGGCCAGTTTCTGAGCCCCGATCCGATCCACCTGCTCGGCGGCGTGAACCTCTACGCGTACGCGCCGAACGGATTGGGCTGGGCCGATCCGTTGGGGCTCTCGGGAATTCCGATCCGGCCGACGCCGCATTACTTCGGCCACGACAAGCCGGAGACCCAGGAGGGGGTGCGGCGCGCCGTCGAAGAGTATTTGAAGGATAACCCGGCGCTTCGAAAGACCGGCGGCAAGAATATCGCTGCCGTCCTGTTGCACGACGGCCAGTACAAAGTCTTGCATGGTGGAGACAAGGGGGGCCATCCTGACCGGCTGCTGCTGGAGAAATACGGGAACGATGTGAAGGTATTGTGGACAGAGCTGTCGCCCTGCACGATGAAGGATTGGGAAAAAACGGTGAAGGACCGGAGCATGGCGTCCGTACAGCCCTGCCACGATGTGATCAAGAATATGGAGGAGTTCGATAACCCGCACAAGGGGCTCAAGGAGGTTTGGTATTTCACTCCTGTCGGAGGAAAGGACAACAAGGGCCTTTTAAAAGCCTTTCGCGGTAATCGGAAGATGTGGGACTCGGTCACGCGCGACAATTACCTTTATCCCTGGCGAAATTAG
- a CDS encoding FMN-binding negative transcriptional regulator, which produces MYVPAHFDESRLETLHALIAQHPFGSLITHGRSGLDANHIPFELIAGDGGLGELHAHVARANPVWQDVADGDEVLVIFRAGDAYISPSWYPSKHVTHRHVPTWNYVAVHAHGRITVRDDERFVRGLVARLTRTHEASLPEPWKMGDAPKDYLDMMLQSIVGLQIEITRLVGKRKLSQNKAADDMRGAGEALVARGERVIGEAMVAEADVKRE; this is translated from the coding sequence ATGTATGTCCCTGCCCATTTCGACGAATCCCGCCTCGAGACGCTGCATGCGCTGATCGCGCAGCACCCGTTCGGCAGCCTGATCACGCACGGCAGGAGCGGGCTCGACGCAAACCACATTCCGTTCGAGCTGATCGCCGGCGACGGCGGGCTCGGTGAGCTGCATGCGCACGTCGCCCGCGCGAATCCGGTCTGGCAGGACGTCGCGGACGGCGACGAGGTGCTGGTGATTTTCCGGGCCGGCGATGCGTACATCTCGCCGAGCTGGTATCCGAGCAAGCACGTGACGCACCGGCACGTGCCGACGTGGAACTACGTCGCCGTGCATGCGCATGGGCGCATCACGGTGCGCGACGACGAGCGCTTCGTGCGCGGCCTGGTCGCCCGACTCACGCGTACGCACGAAGCATCGCTGCCCGAACCGTGGAAGATGGGGGATGCGCCGAAGGACTACCTCGACATGATGCTGCAGTCGATCGTCGGGCTGCAGATCGAGATCACGCGGCTGGTCGGCAAGCGCAAGCTGAGCCAGAACAAGGCGGCGGACGACATGCGCGGCGCGGGGGAGGCGCTGGTCGCGCGCGGTGAGCGCGTGATCGGCGAGGCGATGGTCGCGGAGGCTGACGTGAAACGGGAGTGA